A region of Polyangiaceae bacterium DNA encodes the following proteins:
- a CDS encoding GNAT family N-acetyltransferase translates to MRVVDLAPEHEQLFFRCLEDWNPETETAAPHRACWYAAFVQRGLRVKLALDDAGEPGGMIQYLPIEHAPALGHDLYFVHCIWVHGHPEGRGDFRGHGMGTALLEAAEADARALGAKGMAAWGLALPFWMRASWFKSHGYRKADRNGLAALVWKPFVEGAEAPRWLPASHKRPELVNGKVVVTACSSGWCLGQAMALERAKSVAAELGDDVVFQLVDTKDRATLLEWGESEALFVDGKRVVTGPPPSRDKLRRVIGRRVRRLH, encoded by the coding sequence ATGCGCGTCGTGGATCTCGCGCCCGAGCACGAGCAGCTGTTCTTCCGCTGCCTCGAGGACTGGAACCCGGAGACGGAGACGGCGGCTCCGCACCGGGCCTGCTGGTACGCGGCCTTCGTGCAGCGCGGGTTGCGCGTGAAGCTAGCGCTCGACGACGCCGGAGAGCCGGGCGGCATGATCCAGTACCTGCCCATCGAGCATGCTCCCGCTCTCGGGCATGACCTCTACTTCGTGCACTGCATCTGGGTGCACGGCCACCCGGAGGGGCGGGGGGACTTCCGCGGGCACGGCATGGGGACGGCGCTGCTCGAAGCCGCGGAGGCCGACGCGCGCGCGCTCGGTGCAAAGGGGATGGCGGCCTGGGGGCTCGCGCTCCCGTTCTGGATGCGCGCCTCTTGGTTCAAGAGCCACGGCTATCGCAAGGCGGATCGCAACGGCCTGGCGGCCCTGGTCTGGAAGCCCTTCGTGGAAGGGGCAGAGGCGCCGCGCTGGCTGCCCGCCTCGCACAAGCGCCCCGAGTTGGTGAACGGCAAGGTCGTCGTCACTGCCTGCTCGAGCGGTTGGTGCCTGGGGCAGGCCATGGCGCTGGAGCGGGCGAAGAGCGTGGCGGCGGAGCTCGGGGACGACGTGGTCTTCCAGCTCGTGGACACGAAGGACCGAGCCACGTTGCTCGAGTGGGGCGAGTCCGAGGCGCTCTTCGTGGACGGAAAGCGAGTCGTCACCGGTCCTCCGCCCTCGCGTGACAAGCTCCGTCGCGTCATCGGTCGTCGCGTGCGCCGGCTGCACTGA
- a CDS encoding protein phosphatase 2C domain-containing protein has product MRVIAKTRTDVGRRRQGNEDALFADEALGLFVVCDGMGGHAAGEVASNAAVETLVERARARIPSIAELEPALRPSALAELLRDGVERANARIHALGAEDASRRGAGTTCTALVVSGGTAALAHVGDTRLYLVRGGQIHQITNDHTFLAEALRRGMSREEALQHIPTNMLSRAVGPNPHVDIDTLSFDLLPGDKLLLCTDGLHGYFVEPNELLPFLDDVAAAPERLVDVANERGGEDNISVIALEVAAHAPTAAEDSIRLSRVTQALRALSGIEVLRELTYSELLEVTGALRSEDVEAGAMVLREGETSAAFYIIASGRAAVERGGKRLAELTSGGHFGEMALLTNRPRSATVVALEPCRLLVLTREALYPLFQHNPVLAVKFLWNLGVRQSLRLDETTEWLSAGREAAPDTLVERWGDELLVSPFSRRG; this is encoded by the coding sequence GTGCGGGTCATTGCCAAAACCAGGACGGACGTCGGTCGCCGGCGCCAGGGGAACGAGGACGCGCTGTTCGCGGACGAGGCGCTCGGCCTGTTCGTGGTCTGCGACGGCATGGGCGGGCATGCCGCGGGGGAGGTCGCGTCCAACGCGGCCGTGGAGACGCTGGTCGAGCGGGCGCGGGCACGCATCCCGTCCATCGCGGAGCTCGAGCCCGCGCTGCGCCCCTCGGCGCTGGCGGAGCTGTTGCGCGACGGAGTGGAGCGGGCCAACGCGCGCATCCATGCGCTCGGCGCGGAGGACGCCTCGCGCCGCGGCGCGGGAACGACCTGCACCGCGCTGGTCGTGTCCGGCGGCACCGCCGCGCTCGCGCACGTCGGCGATACTCGGCTCTATCTGGTGCGTGGCGGGCAGATCCACCAGATCACCAACGACCACACCTTCCTCGCCGAGGCGCTGCGCCGGGGCATGAGCCGCGAAGAAGCTCTCCAGCACATCCCGACCAACATGCTGTCGCGGGCGGTGGGGCCGAATCCGCACGTGGACATCGACACGCTCAGCTTCGACCTGTTGCCGGGAGACAAGCTCCTGCTCTGCACCGACGGGCTGCACGGCTACTTCGTCGAGCCGAACGAGCTCCTGCCGTTCCTCGACGACGTCGCCGCCGCGCCGGAGCGCCTGGTGGACGTGGCCAACGAGCGAGGTGGGGAAGACAACATCAGCGTCATCGCCCTGGAGGTCGCGGCGCACGCGCCGACGGCGGCCGAGGACTCGATCCGGCTCAGCCGCGTGACTCAGGCACTCAGGGCGCTCTCCGGCATCGAGGTGCTGCGCGAGCTCACCTACTCGGAGCTGCTGGAGGTCACGGGCGCGCTGCGCTCCGAGGACGTGGAAGCCGGCGCCATGGTCTTGCGCGAAGGCGAGACCAGCGCGGCGTTCTACATCATCGCCAGCGGCCGCGCGGCCGTGGAGCGCGGAGGCAAGCGCCTGGCGGAGCTGACCTCCGGCGGCCACTTCGGCGAGATGGCGCTGCTCACCAACCGCCCACGCTCCGCCACGGTCGTCGCGCTCGAGCCGTGCCGGCTCCTGGTGCTCACGCGGGAGGCGCTCTACCCGCTGTTCCAGCACAACCCGGTGCTGGCGGTGAAGTTCCTCTGGAACCTGGGTGTGCGCCAGAGCCTGCGCCTGGACGAGACCACGGAGTGGCTGAGCGCCGGACGCGAGGCCGCGCCAGACACGCTGGTCGAGCGCTGGGGCGACGAGCTCTTGGTGTCGCCGTTCAGCCGGCGGGGGTGA
- a CDS encoding helix-turn-helix transcriptional regulator, producing MKKENPDDLLRNVGLRLAELRDRRRWSRETFAERLGVSTRYVARLEAGRQNLTVHRLAWLADHLGVRVVDLFAAPGIEAIRVGRPPGATRRRG from the coding sequence GTGAAGAAAGAGAACCCCGACGATCTGCTCCGCAACGTTGGTCTTCGACTCGCTGAGTTACGCGACCGGCGACGGTGGTCGCGCGAGACCTTTGCGGAGCGGCTGGGGGTCAGCACGCGGTATGTGGCGCGGCTCGAAGCCGGTCGCCAGAACCTGACCGTCCATCGCTTGGCCTGGCTGGCGGATCACCTCGGCGTGCGCGTGGTTGACCTGTTCGCGGCGCCTGGGATCGAAGCGATCAGAGTCGGGCGTCCGCCAGGCGCCACACGACGGCGGGGATAG
- a CDS encoding type II toxin-antitoxin system VapC family toxin has product MTRFLLDTSTISAVVWKVPDPGVLARLTEHGGECATCAPVWHELQFGVRRLPRGKRRTALEGFLEEVVRATLPIFPYDERAAEWHGEERARLERSGRKPPFVDGQIAAIAVTCGIPLITANPADFKSFKGLVVENWVGGR; this is encoded by the coding sequence GTGACGCGATTCCTGTTGGACACGAGTACGATTTCTGCGGTTGTGTGGAAGGTCCCGGACCCGGGGGTGCTGGCGCGCTTGACCGAACATGGTGGAGAGTGCGCGACGTGCGCACCAGTCTGGCATGAGCTCCAGTTCGGCGTCCGGCGACTTCCTCGGGGGAAGCGCAGGACCGCATTGGAGGGCTTCCTCGAGGAGGTCGTGCGTGCGACACTGCCGATCTTCCCCTACGACGAGCGTGCGGCGGAGTGGCACGGCGAAGAGCGCGCGCGGCTCGAGCGCTCAGGAAGGAAGCCCCCGTTCGTCGACGGACAGATCGCAGCAATCGCCGTGACCTGTGGCATTCCACTGATCACGGCGAACCCGGCCGACTTCAAGTCGTTCAAAGGGCTGGTCGTCGAGAACTGGGTGGGCGGACGCTAG
- a CDS encoding type II toxin-antitoxin system prevent-host-death family antitoxin: MSKSYTVATARAKLAKIVDEVESGKEVEITRRGRKVAVVMSATRYARLRGDRVAFMTAYETFREDTDLSQVGVEPGWAKELRDRDVGRGVKL; encoded by the coding sequence ATGTCGAAGAGCTACACCGTGGCGACTGCACGGGCGAAGCTGGCCAAGATCGTTGATGAAGTCGAGTCCGGGAAGGAAGTCGAAATCACGCGGCGAGGAAGAAAGGTCGCCGTGGTGATGTCGGCCACGAGGTACGCCCGTCTGCGCGGCGACCGCGTGGCGTTCATGACGGCGTACGAGACCTTTCGCGAGGATACCGATTTGAGCCAGGTCGGAGTCGAGCCGGGCTGGGCGAAGGAACTTCGTGATCGCGACGTGGGTCGAGGCGTCAAACTGTGA
- a CDS encoding CxxxxCH/CxxCH domain-containing protein, whose translation MLRSLPAVAVGLLTLTLVSCGGGDEGGSKNGTGGADAGDDGAAGGSGGTGATGGASTGGSGTGGAAGAGGASGSGGAGAGGAAGTGGAAGTGGAAGTGGAAGTGGAGGTGGGAGTGGAAGTGGTGTGGAGTGGAGTGGGGGFGPTCWGCHGTAGSPTPAPPKDTTGGTSTALTSVGAHQSHLTPASWHAPMVCEQCHLVPTAFGDPGHMDTALPAEVLWDSTDLARADQANPSWGGTTCTGVYCHGSTLMGTGANKTPTWTTLDGSQKACGTACHTLPPGGTHPTSTACPTCHGAVIATFTGGGTPSATWTDPNKHVNGIVEYTASLSCTSCHGNSTTNDPAPPLGTKGETLTSQNAVGAHQQHLAVANWHKQVVCTDCHNVPTSTTHSNGSDDFAFSALAKSDGANPSYDGTSFTCTGAYCHGSTLLGPNTGGSIKTSPVWTTVDGSYDACGSSCHTNPPGGTHPAKANCPSCHGAVLSSYVPGTPAQNVWADAQKHVNGIVETSMTCVSCHGTSPSQVNPPMGVGGETTTNTLAVGRHVAHLTASSTHVAFACGTCHTVPPSGDVAHAAQYVASANLSTAGHHGDVTFSAPATGMVWNVNATQGAPVTARGTCTGSCHSDGRGGPPNVTPYWAGGAWTAGSCTSCHDATMNTLTNRHPKHDGEAVCGDCHPPASGSTHMNGTWNVNSVVNGSSGGSVTTSPPGGVCGTNYACNGTCHGKDHNNRCWN comes from the coding sequence ATGTTGCGTTCCCTGCCTGCGGTGGCCGTTGGTCTGCTGACTCTCACTCTGGTGAGCTGCGGGGGCGGCGACGAGGGCGGCAGCAAGAACGGCACGGGCGGGGCGGACGCCGGTGACGACGGCGCCGCGGGTGGGAGCGGCGGGACCGGCGCAACCGGTGGTGCGAGCACCGGAGGTTCCGGAACGGGCGGGGCAGCCGGCGCTGGGGGCGCGTCGGGTAGCGGCGGTGCTGGAGCGGGCGGCGCGGCAGGAACCGGCGGCGCGGCAGGAACCGGCGGCGCGGCAGGAACCGGTGGCGCGGCAGGAACCGGTGGCGCGGGGGGCACCGGCGGTGGGGCGGGAACCGGCGGTGCGGCCGGAACTGGTGGAACGGGAACCGGCGGCGCGGGTACCGGTGGCGCGGGTACCGGTGGAGGCGGAGGCTTCGGTCCGACCTGCTGGGGCTGTCACGGCACCGCCGGCAGCCCGACGCCGGCACCGCCGAAGGACACGACCGGCGGCACGAGCACCGCGCTGACCAGCGTCGGCGCACACCAGAGCCACCTCACGCCCGCGAGCTGGCACGCGCCCATGGTTTGCGAGCAGTGCCACCTGGTCCCCACGGCGTTCGGCGATCCCGGACACATGGACACGGCGCTCCCCGCCGAAGTGCTCTGGGACTCGACCGATCTCGCGCGAGCTGACCAAGCCAACCCGAGCTGGGGTGGCACGACCTGCACGGGCGTCTATTGCCACGGCTCCACGCTGATGGGCACCGGCGCCAACAAGACCCCGACTTGGACCACGCTGGACGGCTCGCAGAAGGCCTGCGGCACCGCCTGCCACACGCTGCCTCCCGGCGGCACGCACCCGACGTCCACGGCGTGCCCGACCTGCCACGGCGCGGTGATCGCGACCTTCACGGGAGGCGGCACGCCCAGCGCGACCTGGACCGACCCGAACAAACACGTCAACGGAATCGTCGAGTACACGGCGTCCCTGAGCTGCACCAGCTGCCACGGCAACTCGACCACGAACGATCCTGCGCCGCCGCTCGGCACCAAGGGTGAGACGCTCACCAGCCAGAACGCGGTTGGCGCGCACCAGCAGCATCTGGCGGTTGCCAACTGGCACAAGCAGGTCGTGTGCACCGATTGCCACAACGTGCCGACCTCCACCACGCACTCGAACGGCAGCGACGACTTCGCCTTCAGCGCGCTGGCCAAGAGCGACGGCGCGAACCCGAGCTACGACGGCACGAGCTTCACCTGCACCGGCGCCTACTGTCACGGCAGCACGCTCTTGGGACCGAACACCGGCGGCAGCATCAAGACCAGCCCGGTGTGGACCACCGTCGACGGCAGCTACGACGCCTGCGGCTCGTCGTGCCACACCAACCCGCCGGGCGGCACGCACCCCGCGAAGGCCAACTGCCCGAGCTGCCACGGCGCGGTCCTCTCCAGCTACGTCCCCGGCACGCCAGCCCAGAACGTCTGGGCGGACGCCCAGAAGCACGTCAACGGCATCGTGGAGACCAGCATGACCTGCGTGAGCTGCCACGGTACCTCGCCGAGCCAGGTGAACCCGCCCATGGGTGTCGGCGGCGAGACCACCACCAACACCCTGGCGGTGGGGCGGCACGTCGCCCATCTCACCGCGAGCAGCACCCACGTGGCGTTCGCCTGCGGCACTTGTCACACGGTGCCGCCGAGCGGTGACGTCGCCCACGCCGCGCAATACGTCGCCTCCGCCAACCTCTCGACCGCCGGGCACCACGGTGACGTCACGTTCTCCGCACCCGCGACGGGCATGGTCTGGAACGTCAACGCGACTCAAGGCGCTCCCGTCACGGCTCGCGGGACCTGCACCGGTTCCTGTCACTCCGATGGTCGCGGCGGCCCACCCAATGTCACCCCCTACTGGGCCGGCGGAGCGTGGACCGCGGGCAGCTGCACGAGCTGCCACGACGCGACCATGAACACGCTCACCAACCGACACCCGAAGCACGACGGCGAAGCGGTCTGCGGTGACTGTCACCCGCCCGCCAGTGGCTCGACGCACATGAACGGGACCTGGAACGTGAACAGCGTGGTCAATGGCTCCAGCGGCGGCTCGGTCACCACGTCACCTCCCGGTGGCGTGTGCGGCACGAACTACGCCTGCAACGGCACCTGTCATGGCAAGGACCACAACAACCGCTGCTGGAACTAG
- a CDS encoding 2-oxo acid dehydrogenase subunit E2: MTRARFEVRPFGRERHEIVDALEVAVGRHIVHALLEIDVTNARQAIRDRETSTGERLSFTAFIVASLARVIDQDKRLHAYRDWRGRLVLFDEVDVVTLIESELGAVAIPHVIRAANRRTLREIHAEIRRVQAKPATSAQRSGLLKRLSSLTPGFLRRSFLRGLKRNPHWLKQTAGTTLVTAVGMFGSGAGWAVGLLPLHTLALTVGGIAQRPGVVDGRVEPREYLSLTVSIDHDIVDGAPAARFAKRLRDLIEGADVLRD, encoded by the coding sequence ATGACCAGGGCTCGATTCGAAGTGAGACCCTTCGGGAGGGAACGGCACGAAATCGTCGATGCGCTCGAGGTCGCCGTCGGCCGCCACATCGTGCACGCACTCCTCGAGATCGACGTGACGAACGCACGGCAGGCCATCCGCGATCGAGAGACGAGCACGGGAGAGCGGCTCTCGTTCACCGCATTCATCGTTGCGAGCCTGGCGCGCGTCATCGACCAGGACAAGCGCCTGCACGCCTACCGAGACTGGCGAGGGCGGCTGGTGCTGTTCGACGAGGTGGACGTCGTGACCCTGATCGAGTCGGAGCTGGGCGCGGTCGCCATCCCCCACGTGATTCGTGCAGCGAACCGGAGGACGCTCCGAGAGATCCACGCGGAGATCCGGCGAGTCCAGGCGAAGCCGGCGACCAGCGCCCAGCGCTCCGGGTTGCTCAAGAGACTCTCGTCCCTGACCCCGGGGTTCCTCCGGCGCAGCTTCCTCCGCGGTCTGAAGAGGAATCCCCACTGGCTCAAGCAGACAGCGGGCACGACCCTCGTCACCGCCGTGGGCATGTTCGGGTCGGGCGCGGGTTGGGCGGTGGGTCTACTGCCGCTCCATACTCTTGCGCTCACCGTCGGCGGCATCGCGCAGAGGCCAGGCGTCGTCGATGGTCGCGTGGAGCCGAGGGAGTATCTCTCGCTCACCGTCAGCATCGATCACGACATCGTGGACGGCGCGCCGGCCGCGCGGTTCGCGAAGCGCCTCAGGGACCTGATCGAGGGTGCAGACGTGCTGCGGGACTAG
- a CDS encoding YihY/virulence factor BrkB family protein, with protein sequence MRRIMRGALRAARTHRYVLSAQDAVRWWWKRSARQAGALTYVMLQSMAPLLVLAVAVAGQWFARDAVLAAAQAQVEVAVGRQGAAVVKELMVQAREPMAGATASLLVLGWTVSSASRVFASLQESLDEIFCEPLDAARRRGRRLRSALREGVLHFAMVPAIGLLLCAVLAASPVLTFVTAAVGWPMPAWALHALPAAVTTGAIAAVFWVLPTAPKRAPFLWTGVVAATLLCFLMRHLFDRFLTLFPPVSAYGAASSLVVLLLCVYWSARMLFLAAELAESSAKYCGAPHSVRVASPACSGEGDDGCAPVHARRS encoded by the coding sequence ATGAGACGCATCATGCGCGGCGCGTTGCGGGCAGCGCGCACGCATCGCTACGTCCTTTCCGCGCAGGACGCGGTTCGATGGTGGTGGAAGCGGTCCGCGCGACAAGCCGGCGCCCTGACCTACGTGATGCTTCAGTCGATGGCGCCGCTGCTCGTGCTCGCGGTCGCGGTGGCCGGCCAGTGGTTCGCGCGCGACGCCGTGCTGGCTGCTGCACAAGCCCAGGTCGAAGTGGCGGTGGGCAGGCAAGGTGCGGCAGTGGTCAAGGAACTCATGGTCCAGGCACGCGAACCGATGGCCGGCGCGACCGCATCGCTGCTCGTCCTGGGCTGGACTGTGTCGAGCGCCAGCAGGGTGTTCGCGAGCTTGCAGGAGTCACTCGACGAAATCTTCTGCGAGCCGCTCGACGCCGCCCGCAGGCGCGGTCGCAGGCTTCGCTCCGCCTTGCGTGAGGGCGTTCTGCATTTCGCAATGGTGCCAGCGATCGGGCTTCTCTTGTGCGCCGTGCTCGCTGCGTCGCCAGTGCTCACGTTCGTCACCGCGGCCGTAGGATGGCCCATGCCGGCGTGGGCTCTTCATGCGCTCCCTGCCGCGGTGACCACCGGCGCCATCGCGGCGGTGTTCTGGGTGCTCCCCACCGCACCGAAGCGCGCTCCGTTCCTGTGGACAGGGGTGGTCGCCGCAACATTGCTCTGCTTCCTCATGAGGCACTTGTTTGATCGTTTCTTGACTCTGTTCCCGCCGGTGTCCGCGTACGGCGCAGCAAGCTCGCTGGTCGTCTTGCTGCTCTGCGTGTACTGGAGCGCACGCATGCTCTTTCTGGCCGCCGAGCTGGCAGAGTCCTCGGCGAAGTACTGCGGAGCGCCTCATAGCGTTCGCGTCGCATCACCTGCTTGCTCAGGTGAAGGCGACGACGGCTGCGCGCCCGTCCACGCCCGCAGGTCATAG